TGATGGCTTCCTCTCATATGCAGAGATGCTGAAAGAGTTTCAGAGTCTGAGGGTCTTTGAAACACACTTCGGCATTGATGTTAAAAGAGATCCAGATGAGCTTGCTCACGTCTACGACTCCCTGTTTGTGAAGTTCGATCATGATGCGAATGGGGCGGTGGATTTGGAGGAGTTCAGGAAGGAGACCAAACAAATGATGCTCGCCATGGCCAACGGGTTGGGGTTCCTACCTGTTCAGATGGTCCTGGAGGAGGACAGCTTCCTGAAGAAAGCTGTTGAAAGGGAAGCCATGAAAATGGATGCTTGAAttgtttgttgattttgttGAGGTATTTGAATCGCTAGCGGACTTATTTTTCTATATGTTCTCTCAATTGAACGccatgttttttctttcctttccatgTAATTGCTGGTTATAActaatgaagaaaatagaggattTCTTTATTTCAGGCGAAAACAATTGGCCTTTCAAAGCTTGCTTATTACTCAATGAAAACATAAGGATCTCCTTTCCATAAGTCATTTGTTGATACCTCCTTGCCCTTTCAGAGCTTGAATTGGTAAGATGGGGACCATAAAAAGGCCAAAACTTCTATAAAAATTCATTAGAAATAAGCTTCGTTCTTGAATTGAAGTGATTCCATGAATTATATACCAAGTGAGAACAACAGAATTTTTAATCTTCCCTCCCAATGGTTACAAGAGAAAAGACATCTCAGAAGCTGGAACGAAGGGCAAAATACTTTCACCAACAACTCAAATAGAGATACCGGAATATGCCCAGATttcaagtcatccctccaagtTTGGGTGAGGACAGCTGACATCTTCATAGCCCGATTATCACCCGTACCTTTTCTATCCCTTCTCTCTGAAATGTTTCCATGAGGAATCTGCCTGGAAGATGATGATGGGCCCATGTCAGGATCAGTCGAAGGAACAGGACCTTTTGTTTCTGGTGGTTGCATGTTAGATGACAAGAAGTTGGTTGGCACCAGATCCATTGGGCCATCCGTTGCTATCTTCTTGAGAGATGGCCGCTCCAAGTGCTCATTGTTTGCCTTGCATTTATATCTTCGTACAATTTAGGAATGGGCGATAGTGAATAAAAGTTAGATCCTCGTATACTGTAATCCAAATCACTGAAAATATATGGATAATAGGTGCATATAATAAacatacaaataaaatgaagtagaaAATTGGAACTCATAAATAAAGTTGATCGAGGCTAAAGTTTGACTCTATGTCCTTAAGACAAATTTGTCCCACTCAGGTGCTTACGGTTGATTAACAATCGTCTCATATGATACAATGAATCACTTGATTtggtagaaaaaggaaattattagACTTGAAGCTAAGGAGGATTAGAAtgacaaaaaagaagaaatagtgGAGAGaatggatgaataaataaataaataaataaataagaaatgcCATGGGGGTCCCTATTTATAGATTTGATGGTGACTTTTAGAGTACAAGACACATCCTTTAAAATAAGTTGTGTCTATTTAGAAACAACAtgtctttcaaaaaaaaaaacgtctTAATTCAACAATGTAAATTCCAACATATATAATCACCGAACAATAAATACTTTAGGAGTCCATAGTTTCAAGGTCTAGCTCATGTTCAAGGTATAatgcaaaattttaattttgcaatacTTATGTCATATGTGCTTCAGGTCCTCTTGAGACAAACATTCCAATCACATCAAGCCACACAAGACACAGTGGGTTGTGGCTTTTGTTTCCTAAAAACTGTTAGGAAGtatcccaaattcctaattagaatagatttttttttttttttttgtaaagaatattatatagaatatttataggttaatatattattgtaatattaaacttccttatagaataaggaagatTGTTGTAAATGTCcttataaatattataggtCAAGAAGGGAAAAAGTAATGAGATAGAGATGGACTTGTAAAGACTAAAGgtgaatagagatgtgaggaagaacgaaAGGTACCCAATGAAGCGAGACAGGTAGTGGTAGGGTAGGGATACGAAGAATGGGGAAACATAGAATGTTTTAGgaacccaataattgtatctGGTTATGTTCTCTGTAATGTTTTGGTTTTGTCCTCTATAATGTTTTCTATTGTATAGTGAATTGATCTTCTCTCATTCATGGACATAGGCATGGTTCGTCAAACCACATTAAATCTCGTGTATTatttgtgttgattattttatttttgtgttgttGATTAATGATATTTGCATCAAAGATTCCACCGATCAACaaactggtatcagagcatgGGTAAAAGATTTCTGAAAAagtaaaagatcacaaagcacacaagatgaaaacaaaaggaattttcaatGAAGGTGGAGTTGATTGCTctctcgtggtgatatgatataAAAACTTGTGTCATGGAGAGTTTGAAGATTGACTTCATAGAATTTAGTTCAAGGTGGAATTGTTTAGAAGTGTCCCAAaactaattagtatagatttattttttatttttttgtaaagaatattatatagaatatttctaggttaatatattattgtaatattagacttccttgtAGAATAAGGAAGATTGTTGGAAATATCCCTATAaatattcttcacaaaaaaaaaaatctatattaattaggaatttgagacacttcctaacaatctccaccttaggaatttaatatattattgtaatattagacttccttatagaataaggaagatTGTTCGAAATATCCCtataaatattctttacaaaaaaagaatctatactaattaggaatttaagACACTTCCAAACAATCTtcaccttggaccaaattccataaAGTCAATTTTCAAACTCTCCAGGACACAAACCTCAACCCATTCCACTTTCactgaaaattcattttatcttcattttgtGTGCTCTGTGAAGAGtgacttcatggaatttggtacAAGGTGgattaggaagtgtcccaattcctaattagtatataTTTCGTTTTTTGTGAAAacattgtatagaatatttttaggttgatatattaCTGCAAAAAGTTATGAATGGGTCTATaaagactatacgaggtggatagagatgtgaggaagaatgggaGGTACCCGATGGAGTGAAATGGCTCGTGGTAGGATAGGGATACGAAGAGTAaggaaacatgagatgtttcGGGAATTCAATAGTTATATTTGGTTATGTCCtctataatattaatattttggtTCTATCATATGTAATGTTCCCTATTATATAatggaatgattctctctcatccgtgaACGTAGACATGGTTAGCCGAACTACGTTCAAATCTCGTATTTCGTATGtgttattgttttatctttatgttcaTGATTAACGATGTTTGCATGAAAGCTTCCACCATCGCAACAAAAACTTTTCCAAAATGACAACACCTAACTGCATCATAATGTGACTTGACCCACAAACTGCAAAAGAGAAGCGTGTGACAGGCATGTAAGAAAAAGAGCCCAACCCATAAACCCAGGAGTACATAGCAAACTAGTTCTCCAAAATAGAGTACTCTTTTGCTTCCTATGGTATTTCATAAAACATACACTTTCAAAAGATCCTTTATCACTGAACCAGCAAAATAATCAGACAACTACAGTACTGCAACTTGTATCATTTTAAGACATCAATATCAACCCTAGGTCAAATCTTTAGTTGGTTATCTTAATGACCATATAGGAATAGAAGTCGTACAAAACCTTATATATTTTAGGTAGTATGTGTTAGGGTGATGATGCAACAAACCTGCAGTAATTCAAaagaggaaacaaaaaaattctaatgGAAGTAAAAAGAGATTCATTTGTTTAGAGGCTTGCAAATTGCAATGTCCTAAAGACAGAATTTTGACACCTTGTTCTTGATTGCAATAGTAAATGGTGTCTGTCTTTCAGGATACCACTCTAAAATTGATATAAAGAGGGCAATCTCCTATTTATATCCTTGCAAACCAAGTGTTGTGTCCCCTTCAAAGGTTGTGTCTCCTTCATTAGACATATTCTTTGATTTTCTAATagtcaaaaatttgaaaatttgactgTTATAACATTCGAAACTCAAGCAGAAACTGAAAAATTGGGACTATTATAGGACCGGTAGATCGGTTGGGCACCCATTTGCTCGACCGGTAATGACACTGTCCAACCAATTCTAATTTTGTCCAAGAAACGGTCGATCGGTCTGAGCTCCATTTGCTCGACTGAAATAGCCATTGTGCAACCGATTCTTGTTTGAGATTCAAGCTTCCAAAAATTAAGTTGTTGGACCAGTCAAGAACCCATTTGCTCAACCGGTAATGACACTGTCCAACTTGCTCGACCGGAAACGCCACTGTGCGGTCGGTTCTTATTTGAGTTTCAAGCTTCCAAAAATGAAGTTGTTGGACTTTTTAGTGCAAAAAAAATAGGCTCCATGCCATGCTAGCCCAGTCCAGGTCGGGACAAAACTTTGGTGCCTCTTTATCTCATTCTTCTGCTTCTCAAGGAGAGTCTCAAGTTCAAGAAGTCGAAGGTATGGTTCAAGATTTGGCACTACAAGTAGGCGAACCTAAGCAAAAAGTACAGTATCACAAACAGCTTAAAGCTCCAGTTAATGGCAGATACAATTTAGAAACTAACTATAGGATAAACTATAACAAAACAAgctcctatatatatatatatatatgtcatttGGTTGAGAAGAGAAGAAACAGATTTTTTATTCGgttaagaagggaaaaaaaagagtataTGGAAGAAACTCTGTCAAAGTACTTCCATTTCAAGTAAATTCATTTTCCTAAAGTAGgaaagattataaaataaaagcagCTAAAGCCCCAGAATTTTGTTCTTTagatggttttttatttattttcttcgtACAATCATATAAAAGAAGTATGAGAGAGGAGTACCATATTTGGTCCTAGAGCTGCTAAACCCTGAATTGCACCATAGTGTTGGGTCATAGGACGTTTTGGGTCTAAAACCGCATGGAGCAGAGTCTTCGTCAGCTGCGTTTGCTGATTGTTATAAACGTGCCCAAATCTGCgaaatctaataaaattaaattctgaGGATGAAATGAGAAATTAAGAGTAAGATGTTAGGGAGATGAAAAGAGAGGTGAATCTATGTATCCATGCAAAGCAATGTTCTTGAAACCAAATGCTCAGCAGCCACTAGATTACATAAAGCAAGTTAAACAAACCTGAATCAAGGCAAACTCAATGGCATCAAATGATCTATATTTTACTCATGTAgggttcatttattttttggataatttttttttataaccgtgGATGTCCAGGCCAGCTTATGCACATCTCGACTAATCCCAAGGGGCCCTAAAGTTAACGATCGAGTAAACCTCTAGTGGCCTTGAGGGGACTTGAACTGTTGACCATTGGGGAACAAATAATGCATAGGCAGGAGGGGGCATATGCagctttttcccttcttttcagCCTTATGGCCCATTTGTATGCTTCCATTGTACGCGGTGTGATCCCTTTTCTTGTTGGGTGCCTGTTAATAAATttcttgcctatcaaaaaagaaaaaggcaaggCAGATGACCCACCATTCTAAGAAATTGTATAATTTGAGTTGCATTAGGTTGTGTAGTTTGCACCAGGTTTATTAATGCCTGAAAGTCAGGGCCTAACTGATCAAAGGGTTCATTGATTATTTCAATTAGATGCCACAAGCTTAGAAGGTGAACTGCACATGAGAAtagttctaatttttcaaaacactgCCACAAGCTCAGGAGGTGAACTGCTTTAGGATAGTGAAGCAAAACAAGGAAGTCATTGCAGTCTTCCCAACCCAAGTGCAAAAACACAATACCGGGTATTGCATGCATTGTTTCTCCATGTCTCAAGCTTGGATTTATCCATGATTGATCTTATCCAAATCTAATGTAATTAAACTTTGTTGACATGTGacattgaatatatatatatataaggaatgTTCtctgttgaaaagaaaaaaaaaattggtatttgcTGTTTACTTTTCTATTAATGTTGTGTTTATCCTACCAGCTAGGTATATATCAGAGAAACATagcaagaagaaaatgaagatgaagaaacaaAGAGCAACTCTTATGAAGATAATATtgtaaatttcaatttcaatgcatatattatcttgatttaatgtttttaattaggttttatttatataaagaaaatggatTGTACTTTGAAAAAGACTATGTGGaattgtgtttttaatattcaaatgtatatataataatttttttggttgaatagtaGGTTATTTACATGGTTCTAGGACttgattgttattattatacTTAAAcatgtattaaatttattttggcaACAAGGTTTATATAGTAATAGGTTCATTTTTCATTACAaactaacaataaaataaaataattttcaaattttcgtAGGCAACCTTGAGAGATGACCCAGGCCTAGCATTAACATATGCAATAGCAACTATTACATTATATACCAAATATGCTATATGTCACACCAAATGTTGACATATGTGAGACATCCATGATATACATAGAATTTAACGTTGACATATGTACCTAGAAACCTTGACCTATATAGCACCAAACTTTGACATTTATTGGAATAACCATGGAGACAAAAATATAAGACAACCTTGACATAATATAAATTAACCTTGATATTTGTTTCACCTAACCTTGAGATACTTTATATCTAACCTTGACATATGTTGAATTCAATTTTGAGAGAAAGGGAAGAAACCTTGATATCATACAAACAAGATTCCATCATTGGTAAAATTAAAGACAACCTTAACATAAGTATATGTCAAACtagttttaaacttttcttaatattgGATCTTGAAGCtagattttataatattaatggGGGCTCTTAACAACATTGACAGATGTATATGGTTGATGGGTTAGGGCTCTTGACGCTGGATTTTAATGTAATAGGATATTAGAGTGAAGTTGACTTACTTCATTAGAATattgaatcaatttcaaattttgattacaAGAGAGCTAATATTTTTTCATGGATCTTGTGATCCATGCTCGAACTTACATTCTTTGGTAGCACATGCTTTCTGGAAAAtctcttttttaatcataagtGTGCATTAGGgtatataaatataagacaCAAGTGTTTTTGTTAAAGTACAAGATTGtataaatgtttataattaaGTGACTTATAATTTCTACTTGtactattttattcattgaaacCCAAGGGTTTAAGGTTAGTTCAGTCTTATTCTTTGaagaaaccctaacctccaTAGGCCTCAAGAGAGAGAAGACCACACTTCTCTTTTGCTTAGATTTGGAGAGAGAACCATAGGATGGAAGGCTCTTGCACGTGAGagaaattaaaatggaaatttttaGTGATccttaatagaaaataaattatcatgATAAGATTGGATTCCAATtgaggtgatgtttgttttttctttttttaacttaaatctAAATACAACTTAAACTTAACTTTAAA
The window above is part of the Vitis riparia cultivar Riparia Gloire de Montpellier isolate 1030 chromosome 12, EGFV_Vit.rip_1.0, whole genome shotgun sequence genome. Proteins encoded here:
- the LOC117926600 gene encoding uncharacterized protein LOC117926600, translated to MSVEVLDGATIVSFVEDEEAFNGLIHDRFSNLDTNHDGFLSYAEMLKEFQSLRVFETHFGIDVKRDPDELAHVYDSLFVKFDHDANGAVDLEEFRKETKQMMLAMANGLGFLPVQMVLEEDSFLKKAVEREAMKMDA